From the genome of Deinococcus aerius, one region includes:
- the rpsB gene encoding 30S ribosomal protein S2, translating to MSYISMKQLLEAGVHFGHETKRWNPKFKRFIFAERNGIFIIDLQKTLKQIDRSFDYIKDLSERGGVILFVGTKKQAQEIVELEARRTGMPFVTSRWLGGMLTNFRTMRTRIDRLNELDDLFESGRINDRPKAERIALGAERERLLRFVGGIRKMTRLPDAIFVVDPTKEVIAVQEANKLGIPVIALADTDSDPDVIDYIVPGNDDAIRSIQLITHRIGDLVVEARGGGEDVSDTRVEADNAEIGAAELGEEGDTTQLTSSQGRS from the coding sequence GTGTCGTACATCTCCATGAAGCAGCTCCTCGAAGCGGGCGTCCACTTCGGGCACGAGACCAAGCGCTGGAACCCCAAGTTCAAGCGCTTCATCTTCGCCGAGCGCAACGGCATCTTCATCATCGACCTGCAAAAGACCCTCAAGCAGATCGACCGCTCCTTCGACTACATCAAGGACCTCTCCGAGCGCGGCGGCGTGATCCTCTTCGTGGGCACCAAGAAGCAGGCCCAGGAGATCGTGGAGCTCGAAGCCCGCCGCACCGGGATGCCCTTTGTCACCAGCCGCTGGCTGGGCGGGATGCTCACCAACTTCCGCACCATGCGCACCCGCATCGACCGCCTGAACGAACTCGACGACCTGTTCGAGTCGGGCCGCATCAACGACCGGCCCAAGGCCGAGCGCATCGCCCTGGGCGCCGAGCGCGAGCGGCTGCTGCGCTTCGTGGGCGGCATCCGCAAGATGACCCGCCTGCCCGACGCGATCTTCGTGGTGGACCCCACCAAGGAAGTCATCGCCGTGCAGGAGGCGAACAAGCTGGGCATCCCCGTGATCGCGCTCGCCGACACCGACTCCGACCCGGATGTCATCGACTACATCGTGCCCGGCAACGACGACGCGATCCGCTCGATCCAGCTCATCACGCACCGCATCGGCGACCTGGTGGTCGAGGCGCGCGGCGGCGGCGAGGACGTGAGCGACACGCGCGTGGAGGCGGACAACGCCGAGATCGGCGCGGCGGAGCTCGGCGAAGAGGGCGACACCACCCAGCTCACGAGCAGCCAGGGCCGCTCCTAA
- a CDS encoding aminoglycoside phosphotransferase family protein, which yields MGLESYVRRWNLMPDGEPIHTHSSDLLPVRFRGEAAMLKVARSDEERVGNRMMVWLGGEGAARVLRHDGEAILLERVEGDLSLADMVHVGQDDEASRILCHAASVLHGRQARPWPDLRPLETWFPALQEVAPRTGGVLPLALETALSLLREPRDVRPLHGDIHHGNVLHSRERGWLVIDPKGLIGERGFDYANIFCNPDLKVANAPGRLARQAHVVAEAAGLERHRLLQWVLAYAGLSAAWHLEDGEDDLAAPTLEVARIAAAELGPG from the coding sequence ATGGGGCTTGAAAGCTATGTCCGCCGCTGGAACCTCATGCCCGACGGCGAGCCCATCCACACCCACAGCAGCGACCTGCTCCCCGTGCGCTTTCGGGGCGAGGCGGCCATGCTCAAGGTTGCCCGCAGCGACGAGGAGCGAGTCGGCAACCGGATGATGGTCTGGCTGGGCGGTGAGGGCGCGGCCCGCGTCCTGCGGCATGACGGGGAGGCCATCCTGCTGGAGCGGGTGGAGGGTGACCTCTCCCTTGCAGACATGGTTCATGTCGGGCAGGACGACGAGGCCAGCCGCATCCTCTGCCACGCCGCCTCCGTGCTGCACGGACGGCAGGCTCGGCCCTGGCCGGACCTGAGGCCGCTGGAAACGTGGTTCCCCGCTCTCCAGGAGGTGGCGCCCCGGACCGGAGGGGTTCTCCCCCTCGCCCTGGAAACGGCGCTGAGCCTCCTCCGGGAGCCCCGGGACGTGCGGCCCCTGCACGGCGACATCCATCACGGCAACGTCCTGCACAGCCGCGAGCGGGGCTGGCTGGTGATTGACCCCAAGGGGCTGATCGGCGAGCGGGGCTTTGACTACGCCAACATCTTCTGCAATCCCGATCTGAAGGTCGCCAACGCGCCCGGACGCCTCGCGCGGCAGGCTCATGTCGTGGCGGAGGCGGCAGGCCTTGAGCGGCACCGTCTTCTCCAATGGGTCCTCGCCTACGCGGGCCTCTCGGCGGCCTGGCACCTGGAGGACGGGGAGGACGACCTCGCCGCCCCCACGCTGGAGGTCGCCCGGATCGCGGCGGCGGAACTGGGGCCGGGGTAA
- a CDS encoding undecaprenyl-diphosphate phosphatase produces the protein MDWFYAIIYGIVEGITEFLPVSSTGHLIVAGNLMGVPWSKEIKDTFEVVIQGGAILAVLAYYWRDFVQQGRDIGRDQPTQRLWLGVVVACIPAVILGLLFGDTIKANLFRPSVVAWALIVGGVLMWLIESRKSTPTVHDIKGIGVGRAFLIGAVQCLAILWPGFSRSASSILGGMVMGLDRPTATKFSFYLGVPTLGGAALLDFLKSLDLLGQIGLVNVVLGAVVSFVVAYLAIGWLLRFVSTNNFKGFAVYRVVVGVLILVLVATGRLTNGGL, from the coding sequence ATGGACTGGTTCTACGCCATCATCTACGGGATCGTCGAGGGCATCACCGAATTCCTGCCCGTCAGCTCCACCGGGCACCTGATCGTGGCCGGAAACCTGATGGGCGTGCCGTGGAGCAAGGAGATCAAGGACACCTTCGAGGTCGTCATCCAGGGCGGCGCGATCCTGGCGGTGCTGGCGTACTACTGGCGCGACTTCGTGCAGCAGGGCCGCGACATCGGGCGGGACCAGCCCACCCAGCGGCTGTGGCTGGGCGTGGTCGTGGCCTGCATCCCGGCGGTCATCCTCGGCCTGCTCTTCGGGGACACCATCAAGGCGAACCTCTTCCGGCCCAGCGTGGTCGCCTGGGCGCTCATCGTGGGCGGCGTGCTCATGTGGCTGATTGAGAGCCGCAAAAGCACGCCCACCGTTCACGACATCAAGGGCATCGGAGTGGGGCGCGCCTTCCTGATCGGCGCCGTGCAGTGCCTGGCGATCCTGTGGCCCGGCTTCTCGCGCAGCGCCAGCTCCATCCTGGGCGGCATGGTGATGGGCCTGGACCGCCCGACCGCCACGAAGTTCTCCTTCTATCTGGGCGTGCCCACCCTGGGCGGCGCGGCGCTCCTCGACTTTCTCAAGAGCCTGGACCTGCTGGGGCAGATCGGCCTCGTGAACGTGGTGCTGGGCGCCGTCGTCAGCTTCGTCGTGGCCTACCTCGCTATCGGCTGGCTGCTGAGGTTCGTGTCCACCAACAACTTCAAGGGGTTTGCGGTGTACCGCGTGGTCGTCGGCGTGCTCATCCTGGTGCTCGTGGCGACCGGTCGGCTGACGAACGGGGGGCTGTAG
- a CDS encoding heme-dependent oxidative N-demethylase subunit alpha family protein, with product MLTCPPTLYRPFLNGVYSVSAGLFRLGAQRVPWAGGEPVEAHTFALDREYGRFVASKVAAHRRALHEYAGEAGLTPELRRAALTFIARTLAAESSGVMTWDGRTFCNALLGWAADLDPLWGGVEGLERFPAPLAHLAPDVTPVNALDFLGLNAPEDLALVARDPRSGRDWLAAVHVLSPQHWDPRGKLGRDFVAVHLPVAGSGPMNATAPRLVDAVMTRGPFVRFAWGVAMSDRLDHHPAAPPDEDRATSTRFDPDGAFLRVERQTLTGFPEAQGALFTIRPYTYPLREAVADPNHARALAAALRTMTPEQVTYKGLTTLLPDLLAWLDDRADREG from the coding sequence GTGTTGACCTGCCCGCCGACCCTGTACCGCCCCTTCCTGAACGGCGTCTACAGCGTGTCGGCGGGCCTCTTCCGTCTGGGGGCACAGCGGGTGCCCTGGGCAGGAGGTGAACCGGTGGAGGCGCACACCTTCGCCCTGGACCGCGAGTACGGGCGATTCGTGGCGAGCAAGGTGGCCGCGCACCGCCGAGCCCTGCACGAGTACGCCGGAGAGGCGGGCCTGACCCCCGAACTCCGCCGGGCGGCCCTGACCTTCATCGCCCGCACCCTCGCCGCCGAGAGTAGCGGGGTGATGACCTGGGATGGCCGGACCTTCTGCAACGCGCTGCTCGGCTGGGCCGCCGACCTCGATCCCCTCTGGGGAGGCGTGGAGGGGCTGGAACGTTTCCCCGCGCCCCTCGCCCACCTCGCCCCGGACGTGACCCCCGTGAACGCGCTCGATTTCCTGGGGCTGAACGCGCCCGAGGACCTCGCGCTGGTCGCCCGTGATCCCCGGAGCGGGCGCGACTGGCTGGCTGCCGTCCACGTGCTCTCGCCCCAACATTGGGACCCGCGGGGCAAGCTGGGCCGGGATTTCGTGGCGGTACATCTCCCCGTGGCGGGGAGCGGGCCGATGAATGCCACGGCGCCCCGGCTGGTGGACGCGGTGATGACCCGCGGGCCCTTCGTCCGCTTCGCCTGGGGAGTGGCGATGAGTGACCGCCTCGACCACCACCCCGCCGCGCCCCCCGACGAGGACCGCGCGACCTCCACCCGCTTCGACCCGGACGGGGCCTTCCTGCGGGTCGAGCGTCAGACGCTGACGGGTTTCCCAGAGGCCCAGGGAGCGCTCTTCACCATCCGGCCCTACACGTACCCGCTGCGCGAGGCCGTGGCGGACCCGAACCACGCCCGCGCGCTCGCCGCCGCCCTGCGAACGATGACCCCCGAGCAGGTGACGTACAAGGGCCTGACCACCCTGTTGCCCGATCTGCTCGCCTGGCTGGACGATCGGGCCGACCGGGAAGGTTAA
- a CDS encoding ribonuclease domain-containing protein: MSPRRFLSRVLCPALLLGVLAACDTPSSGDRAGQAQTRTSTTARATRDPHSGLPFIAAADLPPEGQRTLRLIRAGGPFPYRKDGSTFGNREGILPRRSSGGYREYTVPTPGEGDRGARRIVCAAVSPPDAECYYSADHYASFRRIRP; the protein is encoded by the coding sequence GTGAGCCCGCGCCGCTTCCTGTCCCGCGTCCTGTGTCCGGCCCTGCTGCTGGGCGTGCTGGCCGCCTGTGACACTCCCAGTTCGGGCGACCGGGCGGGGCAGGCGCAGACCCGGACCTCCACGACCGCCCGCGCCACCCGTGATCCCCACAGCGGCCTGCCCTTCATCGCCGCCGCCGACCTCCCCCCCGAGGGGCAGCGCACCCTGCGGCTGATCCGCGCGGGTGGCCCCTTTCCCTACCGCAAGGACGGCAGCACCTTCGGCAACCGGGAAGGCATTCTGCCCAGGCGGTCAAGCGGCGGCTACCGTGAGTACACGGTGCCCACGCCCGGCGAGGGGGACCGGGGGGCGCGGCGCATCGTCTGCGCGGCGGTCAGTCCGCCCGATGCCGAGTGCTACTACAGCGCCGACCACTACGCCTCTTTTCGGAGAATCCGCCCGTGA
- a CDS encoding barstar family protein: MNVFREAPQGIQTAPHDPRIIAAGYQVSVREVDLSRVRDKESLMLAFLRGLGLSENFGRNWDALYDVLTDPDARPARFALVLCDYEHFRRRHRHLGAELERVLLDAQREAAAQGRSLWLLAEERESDSRHW; encoded by the coding sequence ATGAACGTCTTCAGGGAGGCTCCCCAGGGCATCCAGACCGCGCCCCACGATCCCCGCATCATCGCCGCCGGGTATCAGGTCTCGGTGCGCGAGGTTGATCTCTCCCGGGTCCGCGACAAGGAGAGCCTGATGCTCGCCTTCCTGCGCGGCCTGGGCCTGTCCGAGAACTTCGGGCGCAACTGGGACGCCCTGTACGACGTGCTCACCGACCCCGACGCGCGCCCGGCCCGCTTCGCGCTCGTGCTGTGCGACTACGAGCACTTCCGCAGGCGCCACCGCCACCTGGGGGCCGAACTGGAGCGGGTGCTTCTCGACGCCCAACGGGAGGCCGCCGCCCAGGGCCGCTCACTGTGGCTGCTCGCCGAGGAGCGCGAGAGCGACTCCCGGCACTGGTAG
- a CDS encoding class I SAM-dependent methyltransferase, translating into MHWSHSFYERQDALTGCYSVPIHPFHTALAARVTAHRGRPGSLLELGAGGGQFATAAALAGHDVTALDLRPGAGEHTRHLATQHGANVRALTGNFYTADPGGPFDTVCSWDGFGVGEDEDQRFLLSRIARWLVPGGTAYVDVYTPWYWARHAEFTRDTGSYTQTYGFDADGCRMLDTYAPPGEEPFTQSLRCYSPADLRLLLTGTGLNLGEVWPGGSYDPQAGIFHPQVPLGECMTYVAVVKLA; encoded by the coding sequence ATGCATTGGTCGCACTCTTTTTACGAGCGGCAGGACGCCTTGACGGGCTGCTACAGCGTGCCCATCCACCCCTTTCATACTGCCCTGGCCGCGCGGGTCACGGCCCACCGGGGGCGACCCGGCTCCCTCCTGGAACTCGGCGCGGGCGGCGGGCAGTTCGCCACCGCGGCGGCGCTCGCCGGGCATGACGTTACGGCCCTCGACCTCCGGCCAGGCGCGGGAGAACACACACGCCACCTTGCCACCCAGCACGGGGCGAACGTCCGCGCACTGACCGGGAATTTCTACACCGCCGACCCCGGCGGTCCCTTCGACACCGTCTGCTCCTGGGACGGCTTCGGCGTCGGGGAGGACGAGGACCAGCGCTTCCTGCTCTCGCGCATAGCCCGGTGGCTCGTGCCGGGTGGAACAGCCTACGTGGACGTGTATACACCCTGGTACTGGGCGCGCCATGCTGAATTCACACGCGACACCGGGAGCTACACCCAGACCTACGGCTTCGACGCGGACGGCTGCCGGATGCTCGACACCTACGCGCCGCCCGGCGAAGAGCCCTTCACCCAGTCGTTGCGCTGCTACAGCCCCGCCGATCTGCGCCTGCTGCTGACGGGAACAGGTTTAAACCTGGGGGAAGTATGGCCGGGAGGGAGCTACGACCCCCAGGCGGGCATCTTTCACCCGCAGGTCCCGCTGGGCGAGTGCATGACGTACGTTGCCGTCGTCAAACTCGCCTAG
- the tsaD gene encoding tRNA (adenosine(37)-N6)-threonylcarbamoyltransferase complex transferase subunit TsaD, whose protein sequence is MSSPLRILGIDTSCDDTGVGVVELAPDGGVRVLANRVWSQTVHAQYGGVMPEMASREHVERIDAVMGDALDEAGLTVSDLGAVAATSGPGLVGALLVGLMYGKGLAQALGVPFYAAHHLEGHIFAAASEADLTAPYLALVVSGGHTHLFDVPREGEYVLVGATRDDAAGEAFDKIARLAGLGYPGGPAISEAALRGDPDAVGFKEPLQGQKGFDFSFSGLKTAALLAHKAGAKPEDLAAGFERAAVRFLVKTTLRAAEAYGRDTIVVSGGVAANRALREAFAASSVRTVFPGKGLNTDNGAMIALAGAAAIRAGRAPSPLSESAVAYAPLANA, encoded by the coding sequence ATGAGCAGTCCCCTGCGAATCCTCGGCATCGACACCTCCTGCGACGACACGGGGGTGGGCGTGGTGGAACTCGCGCCGGACGGCGGCGTGCGGGTGCTGGCGAACCGGGTGTGGTCCCAGACCGTCCATGCCCAGTACGGCGGCGTGATGCCCGAGATGGCGAGCCGCGAGCATGTGGAGCGCATCGACGCCGTCATGGGAGACGCGCTGGACGAGGCCGGATTGACGGTTTCAGACCTTGGCGCGGTCGCCGCCACCTCCGGCCCTGGCCTCGTCGGCGCCCTGCTCGTCGGCCTGATGTACGGCAAGGGGCTGGCGCAGGCACTAGGGGTGCCCTTCTACGCTGCCCACCACCTGGAGGGTCACATCTTCGCGGCGGCGAGCGAGGCGGACCTGACGGCCCCCTACCTCGCGCTCGTGGTGAGCGGCGGGCATACCCACCTCTTCGACGTGCCGCGAGAGGGCGAGTACGTCCTCGTCGGCGCCACCCGGGACGACGCGGCGGGCGAGGCGTTCGACAAGATCGCCCGGCTGGCGGGGCTGGGGTATCCCGGCGGTCCGGCGATCAGCGAGGCGGCGCTGCGAGGCGACCCGGACGCCGTGGGGTTCAAGGAGCCGCTCCAGGGGCAGAAGGGCTTCGACTTCTCCTTCAGCGGCCTGAAGACGGCGGCGCTCCTCGCCCATAAGGCTGGGGCGAAGCCGGAAGACCTGGCGGCGGGGTTCGAGCGGGCAGCCGTGCGCTTTCTGGTCAAAACGACGCTGCGGGCCGCCGAGGCGTACGGGCGGGACACCATTGTCGTCTCGGGCGGCGTGGCGGCGAACCGGGCATTACGAGAGGCTTTCGCGGCGAGTAGCGTGAGAACGGTGTTCCCCGGCAAGGGCCTGAACACCGACAACGGCGCGATGATCGCGCTGGCGGGGGCGGCGGCGATTCGGGCGGGACGTGCCCCGAGCCCTCTGAGTGAGAGCGCGGTGGCGTATGCGCCGCTGGCGAACGCCTGA
- a CDS encoding type II toxin-antitoxin system Phd/YefM family antitoxin has product MTRIVDFEEFAAQMPQLLREAEAGETIVILRDGKPSLHIQGVKTAPDQNGTGMTIWEALRDAPKAETAEEELVIDRKADAWRNDHFEFDPDDLE; this is encoded by the coding sequence ATGACCAGGATCGTCGATTTCGAGGAATTCGCGGCGCAGATGCCGCAACTCCTGCGTGAGGCAGAGGCGGGGGAAACCATCGTCATCCTGCGCGATGGCAAGCCTAGCCTCCATATTCAAGGGGTCAAAACTGCCCCCGACCAAAACGGAACGGGAATGACGATCTGGGAAGCACTCAGAGACGCTCCGAAAGCGGAGACAGCCGAGGAGGAACTGGTCATTGACCGGAAGGCCGATGCCTGGCGCAACGACCACTTCGAGTTCGACCCGGACGACCTGGAGTAG
- the secA gene encoding preprotein translocase subunit SecA, which produces MFRVLNKVFDNNQRDVARIVKTVVQPVNALEEEMMRVENLAEEFMRLRKRVQEGGESLDDVLVPAFALIREAGRRSIGKRHYDVQLIGGVALHQGRIAEMRTGEGKTLVATLALALNALEGKGTHLVTVNDYLARVGAEEMGLLYRTLGLTVGLASRDLQPHQRQAAYACDITYVTNSELGFDYLRDNMAQSREQLVLRADTPLNFAIVDEVDSILIDEARTPLIISGAAEKATDLYYVYAKLIRRLQRGEPAEPGKRAEPTGDYTIDEKGKQVHLTEQGISKIERLLSLSDLYSPENMDKAHMITQAIRARELYHREKDYIVNAEGEVIIIDEFTGRSMPGRRYGEGLHQAIEAKEGVKIENENQTLATITYQNFFRLYTKFAGMTGTAKTEEKEFLDIYGSDVLVIPTNRPIIRQDADDLVYRTRMGKYQAVVQEVKEMQATGRPILIGTASIDTSEQLSALLTEAGIKHSVLNAKYEAQEASIIAQAGRSGTVTIATNMAGRGTDIMLGGNAEFILGESIEQNFGISRFAPEAEAFIKAISREDPGAEALGMQIPGMTRDFIHQAQQLQKDIVADRARVQELGGLHIIGTERHESRRIDNQLRGRAGRQGDPGSSRFYVSFEDDLMRLFANERVVAMMDRLGMDDSQPIEAKMVTGAIERAQARVEDRNFGIRKQLLEFDNVMSKQRDTIYAQRREVLLGADEDVEESTEGMIADFTEMQLAYYAPIDQAPETWDLETLRTNMLDAIPQLEPYDFEALRGMNPADAHAHLLTAVADAFDARKDELSPTMLNSLSRYVLLQVVDQHWKEHLHGMDVLRQGIGLRGYGQRDPFTEYKFEATNMFNDMIDNIKGEVTKFIFRMQFGAAA; this is translated from the coding sequence ATGTTCCGTGTCCTGAACAAAGTGTTCGATAACAACCAGCGCGACGTGGCGCGCATCGTGAAAACGGTGGTGCAGCCGGTGAACGCGCTGGAAGAAGAGATGATGAGAGTCGAGAACCTCGCCGAGGAGTTCATGCGGCTGCGAAAGCGGGTGCAGGAGGGCGGCGAGTCCCTCGACGACGTGCTTGTGCCCGCCTTCGCCCTGATCCGCGAGGCGGGGCGCCGCTCCATCGGCAAGCGGCACTACGACGTGCAGCTTATCGGCGGCGTGGCGCTGCACCAGGGCCGAATCGCCGAGATGCGAACCGGCGAGGGCAAGACGCTCGTGGCGACGCTCGCGCTCGCGCTCAACGCCCTGGAGGGCAAGGGGACCCACCTCGTCACCGTCAACGACTACCTCGCCCGCGTCGGCGCGGAGGAGATGGGCCTGCTCTACCGCACGCTGGGCCTGACCGTGGGCCTCGCCAGCCGTGACCTCCAGCCGCACCAGCGCCAGGCCGCCTACGCCTGCGACATCACGTACGTCACCAACTCGGAACTCGGCTTCGACTACCTGCGCGACAACATGGCGCAGAGCCGCGAACAGCTCGTGCTGCGGGCCGACACGCCGCTGAACTTCGCCATCGTGGACGAGGTCGATTCCATCCTGATCGACGAGGCGCGCACGCCGCTCATCATCTCGGGGGCCGCCGAGAAGGCCACCGACCTCTACTACGTCTACGCCAAGCTGATCCGCCGCCTGCAACGCGGCGAACCCGCCGAACCCGGCAAGCGCGCCGAGCCGACGGGCGACTACACCATCGACGAGAAGGGCAAGCAGGTTCACCTCACCGAGCAGGGGATCAGCAAGATCGAGCGGCTGCTCTCGCTCTCGGACCTCTACAGCCCCGAGAACATGGACAAGGCACACATGATCACCCAGGCGATCCGCGCCCGCGAGCTGTACCACCGCGAGAAGGACTACATCGTGAACGCCGAGGGCGAGGTCATCATCATCGACGAGTTCACGGGCCGCTCGATGCCGGGCCGCCGCTACGGCGAGGGGCTGCACCAGGCCATTGAGGCGAAGGAAGGCGTCAAGATCGAGAACGAGAACCAGACGCTCGCCACGATCACCTACCAGAACTTCTTCCGCCTGTACACCAAGTTCGCGGGCATGACCGGCACCGCCAAGACCGAGGAGAAGGAGTTCCTCGACATCTACGGCTCGGACGTGCTGGTGATTCCCACCAACCGTCCCATCATTCGCCAGGACGCCGACGACCTCGTGTACCGCACGCGGATGGGCAAGTACCAGGCCGTCGTGCAGGAAGTCAAGGAGATGCAGGCGACCGGCCGCCCAATCCTGATCGGCACGGCGAGCATCGACACCAGCGAGCAACTCAGCGCCCTGCTCACCGAGGCGGGCATCAAACACAGCGTCCTGAACGCCAAGTACGAGGCGCAGGAGGCGAGCATCATCGCGCAGGCGGGCCGCAGCGGCACCGTCACCATCGCCACCAACATGGCGGGGCGCGGCACCGACATCATGCTGGGCGGCAACGCGGAATTCATCCTGGGCGAGTCCATCGAGCAGAACTTCGGGATCAGCCGCTTCGCCCCGGAGGCCGAGGCCTTCATCAAGGCGATCAGCCGCGAGGACCCGGGGGCCGAGGCGCTGGGGATGCAGATTCCCGGCATGACCCGCGACTTCATCCATCAGGCTCAGCAGCTCCAGAAGGACATCGTCGCCGACCGCGCCCGGGTGCAGGAACTCGGCGGCCTCCACATCATCGGCACCGAGCGCCACGAGTCGCGCCGGATCGACAACCAGCTCCGGGGCCGCGCGGGCCGTCAGGGTGACCCCGGGAGCAGCCGCTTCTACGTCTCGTTCGAGGACGACCTGATGCGCCTCTTTGCCAACGAGCGCGTGGTGGCGATGATGGACCGCCTCGGAATGGACGACTCGCAGCCCATCGAGGCGAAGATGGTCACCGGGGCCATCGAGCGCGCGCAGGCCCGCGTCGAGGACCGCAACTTCGGCATCCGCAAGCAGCTCCTCGAATTCGACAACGTGATGAGCAAGCAGCGCGACACGATCTACGCCCAGCGCCGCGAGGTGCTGCTCGGCGCCGACGAGGACGTGGAGGAGTCGACCGAGGGCATGATCGCCGACTTCACCGAGATGCAGCTCGCGTACTACGCGCCCATCGACCAGGCCCCCGAGACCTGGGACCTGGAGACGCTGCGAACGAATATGCTCGACGCCATCCCCCAGCTCGAACCCTACGACTTCGAGGCCCTGCGCGGCATGAACCCCGCCGATGCCCACGCCCACCTGCTCACGGCGGTGGCCGACGCCTTCGACGCGCGCAAGGACGAACTCAGCCCCACCATGCTCAACAGCCTGTCACGCTACGTGCTGCTTCAGGTCGTGGACCAACACTGGAAGGAGCACCTGCACGGCATGGACGTGCTGCGGCAGGGCATCGGCCTGCGCGGGTACGGCCAGCGCGACCCCTTCACCGAGTACAAGTTCGAGGCGACGAACATGTTCAACGACATGATCGACAACATCAAGGGCGAGGTGACGAAGTTCATCTTCCGCATGCAGTTCGGCGCGGCGGCCTGA
- a CDS encoding ABC transporter ATP-binding protein gives MAEVVLEHINKRYGTKHHAVKDFNLHIADREFMVFVGPSGCGKSTTLRMIAGLEDISDGVLRIGDRVVNDVPPKDRDIAMVFQNYALYPHMNVYENMAFGLKLRKTPKEEIDKRVRDAARILQIEHLLGRKPKELSGGQRQRVAMGRAIVREPKVFLMDEPLSNLDAKLRVEMRAQISQLHRRLGATIIYVTHDQVEAMTLGNRIVVMRDGVIMQVDTPMNLYDFPQNKFVAGFIGSPSMNFLSAKVQNGEFVVGDSRIAPMGRLAQSLRAYEGKDVYMGIRPEHVGVIGHGQTDIPQGSNVLRGKVVVVEPLGAQTDLLIDVAGQTVVVKLEGQALLEPGDDAELLIDQTRLHAFDHASEEAIDRGTPTGTRGQADTLGLGYEYPGRASAAQVPQAAMGTTGTTTANVNTTPGSVTVISADD, from the coding sequence ATGGCGGAAGTCGTTCTGGAGCACATCAACAAGCGTTACGGCACCAAGCACCACGCGGTGAAGGACTTCAACCTTCACATCGCGGACCGCGAGTTCATGGTGTTCGTCGGGCCGTCGGGCTGCGGCAAGAGCACCACGCTGCGCATGATTGCGGGGTTGGAGGACATCAGCGACGGCGTGCTGCGCATCGGCGACCGCGTCGTGAACGACGTGCCGCCCAAGGACCGCGACATCGCCATGGTTTTCCAGAACTACGCGCTGTACCCGCACATGAACGTCTACGAGAACATGGCCTTCGGCCTGAAGCTCCGCAAGACGCCCAAGGAGGAGATCGACAAGCGCGTGCGCGACGCGGCCCGCATCCTCCAGATCGAGCACCTGCTGGGCCGCAAGCCCAAGGAACTCTCCGGCGGTCAGCGCCAGCGCGTGGCGATGGGCCGCGCCATCGTGCGCGAGCCCAAGGTCTTCCTGATGGACGAGCCGCTCTCCAACCTCGACGCCAAGCTGCGCGTCGAGATGCGCGCGCAGATCTCGCAGCTTCACCGCCGACTGGGCGCCACGATCATCTACGTGACCCACGATCAGGTCGAGGCGATGACGCTCGGGAACCGGATCGTCGTGATGCGCGACGGCGTGATCATGCAGGTGGACACGCCCATGAACCTCTACGACTTCCCGCAGAACAAGTTCGTGGCGGGCTTTATCGGCAGCCCCTCCATGAACTTCCTGTCGGCGAAGGTCCAGAACGGCGAGTTCGTGGTGGGTGACAGCCGCATTGCCCCGATGGGCCGCCTGGCGCAGAGCCTGCGCGCCTACGAGGGCAAGGACGTGTACATGGGCATCCGCCCCGAGCATGTCGGCGTGATCGGCCACGGCCAGACGGACATTCCGCAGGGCAGCAACGTGCTGCGCGGCAAGGTCGTGGTCGTCGAGCCGCTCGGCGCCCAGACCGACCTGCTGATCGATGTGGCGGGTCAGACCGTGGTGGTGAAGCTCGAAGGTCAGGCCCTGCTGGAGCCGGGCGACGACGCCGAGCTGCTGATCGACCAGACCCGGCTGCACGCCTTCGACCACGCCAGCGAGGAGGCCATCGACCGCGGCACGCCGACCGGCACGCGCGGCCAGGCCGACACGCTGGGCCTGGGCTACGAGTACCCGGGCCGGGCCTCCGCCGCACAGGTCCCGCAGGCTGCGATGGGGACGACTGGTACGACCACCGCGAACGTGAACACGACCCCGGGCTCGGTCACGGTCATCTCGGCTGACGACTAA